Proteins from one Neodiprion fabricii isolate iyNeoFabr1 chromosome 5, iyNeoFabr1.1, whole genome shotgun sequence genomic window:
- the LOC124183403 gene encoding kelch domain-containing protein 10 homolog isoform X1 — MYAFKPFAFTKHEPRSAERPKARSGHRIACDELNLYSYGGFNPCISNDDPDMRDDLTWVESKPLFKELWKFNLVTQEWRRLPCQENMPNELASNAVILKGDKLLIYGGTGVPFGYNCSNHLYICDVKNGKMQMVPARGHFPLAQYGQALVCHGSYLYTVGGTTGYNYTCDIHRFELRKAVWEHVYICAGRDQSEPRGRYRHELAFDGNKIYVLGGGTALEAFGFLEIPAFDLATNKWMTLLTQRDSNYNSVPAPRRCHGSVQYTDERTGVTSVVISGGYDGTYVFSDVWRLDLNNLQWNCLRKCVLPNPVYFHSAALTPEGCMYTFGGIIKKDDEGTRTDAVHSVWLIIPKLSVICWQALNYYNRNLKYYPPDELLHIGVPAKFVQRIEHDAS, encoded by the exons ATGTACGCGTTCAAGCCATTTGCGTTTACAAAGCATGAGCCAAGGAGTGCGGAGAGACCGAAGGCAAGAAGTGGGCATCGGATAGCATGCGACGAGTTGAACCTGTACTCGTACGGGGGCTTCAACCCGTGCATATCAAACGACGACCCTGACATGAGAGATGACCTTACGTGGGTGGAGAGTAAGCCGCTATTCAAAGAACTGTGGAAGTTTAATCTGGTGACGCAAGAGTGGCGGCGTCTCCCCTGCCAAGAAAACATGCCCAATGAGCTAGCTTCAAACGCTGTTATACTCAAAGGAGACAAGCTTCTGATTTACGGAGGTACTGGCGTCCCCTTTGGATATAACTGCAGCAATCATCTTTACATATGCGACGTCAAAAACGGCAAGATGCAGATGGTTCCAGCTCGAGGGCATTTTCCACTTGCTCAATATGGCCAGGCTCTCGTTTGCCACGGATCTTATCTTTACACCGTCGGTGGAACGACGGGCTACAATTACACCTGTGACATCCATAGATTCGAACTCAGGAAGGCGGTTTGGGAACACGTGTATATTTGCGCTGGCAGGGATCAGTCTGAGCCAAGAGGAAGATATCGGCACGAACTTGCCTTCGATGGGAACAAGATATACGTCCTTGGAGGAGGCACCGCTCTTGAAGCCTTCGGATTCTTG GAGATTCCAGCATTTGATTTAGCAACGAACAAATGGATGACTCTGCTGACGCAAAGAGACTCGAATTATAATTCCGTTCCTGCTCCTAGAAGGTGTCACGGCTCAGTGCAATACACAGATGAAAGAACGGGGGTAACTTCGGTTGTTATTTCTGGAGGATACGACGGGACTTATGTATTTTCCGATGTCTGGCGCCTTGATCTCAATAACCTGCAGTGGAACTGTTTGAGGAAATGTGTCTTGCCGAACCCTGTATACTTCCATTCTGCTGCCCTAACACCTGAAGGCTGCATGTATACGTTTGGAGGGATAATCAAGAAAGACGACGAG GGCACCAGGACTGACGCTGTTCATTCTGTCTGGCTGATAATTCCGAAACTGTCTGTAATTTGCTGGCAAGctttaaattattacaatagaaatttaaaatactaTCCTCCTGATGAGTTACTCCACATCGGCGTACCAGCTAAATTTGTTCAAAGGATCGAGCACGATGCTTCATAA
- the LOC124183403 gene encoding kelch domain-containing protein 10 homolog isoform X2 — MYAFKPFAFTKHEPRSAERPKARSGHRIACDELNLYSYGGFNPCISNDDPDMRDDLTWVESKPLFKELWKFNLVTQEWRRLPCQENMPNELASNAVILKGDKLLIYGGTGVPFGYNCSNHLYICDVKNGKMQMVPARGHFPLAQYGQALVCHGSYLYTVGGTTGYNYTCDIHRFELRKAVWEHVYICAGRDQSEPRGRYRHELAFDGNKIYVLGGGTALEAFGFLEIPAFDLATNKWMTLLTQRDSNYNSVPAPRRCHGSVQYTDERTGVTSVVISGGYDGTYVFSDVWRLDLNNLQWNCLRKCVLPNPVYFHSAALTPEGCMYTFGGIIKKDDEVYVATNWHQD, encoded by the exons ATGTACGCGTTCAAGCCATTTGCGTTTACAAAGCATGAGCCAAGGAGTGCGGAGAGACCGAAGGCAAGAAGTGGGCATCGGATAGCATGCGACGAGTTGAACCTGTACTCGTACGGGGGCTTCAACCCGTGCATATCAAACGACGACCCTGACATGAGAGATGACCTTACGTGGGTGGAGAGTAAGCCGCTATTCAAAGAACTGTGGAAGTTTAATCTGGTGACGCAAGAGTGGCGGCGTCTCCCCTGCCAAGAAAACATGCCCAATGAGCTAGCTTCAAACGCTGTTATACTCAAAGGAGACAAGCTTCTGATTTACGGAGGTACTGGCGTCCCCTTTGGATATAACTGCAGCAATCATCTTTACATATGCGACGTCAAAAACGGCAAGATGCAGATGGTTCCAGCTCGAGGGCATTTTCCACTTGCTCAATATGGCCAGGCTCTCGTTTGCCACGGATCTTATCTTTACACCGTCGGTGGAACGACGGGCTACAATTACACCTGTGACATCCATAGATTCGAACTCAGGAAGGCGGTTTGGGAACACGTGTATATTTGCGCTGGCAGGGATCAGTCTGAGCCAAGAGGAAGATATCGGCACGAACTTGCCTTCGATGGGAACAAGATATACGTCCTTGGAGGAGGCACCGCTCTTGAAGCCTTCGGATTCTTG GAGATTCCAGCATTTGATTTAGCAACGAACAAATGGATGACTCTGCTGACGCAAAGAGACTCGAATTATAATTCCGTTCCTGCTCCTAGAAGGTGTCACGGCTCAGTGCAATACACAGATGAAAGAACGGGGGTAACTTCGGTTGTTATTTCTGGAGGATACGACGGGACTTATGTATTTTCCGATGTCTGGCGCCTTGATCTCAATAACCTGCAGTGGAACTGTTTGAGGAAATGTGTCTTGCCGAACCCTGTATACTTCCATTCTGCTGCCCTAACACCTGAAGGCTGCATGTATACGTTTGGAGGGATAATCAAGAAAGACGACGAGGTCTATGTGGCAACAAATT GGCACCAGGACTGA
- the LOC124183397 gene encoding TRPL translocation defect protein 14 isoform X1 has protein sequence MEQKRVYKVVLTGGPCGGKTTGQARLCTFFENMGWKVFRVPETATVLLSGGIKFTDLNAEEAGKIVQACPSKSRLRESRSPCIPNGDSILDQDQAKWPEVLQVESGEAFKFQENLLRTMIQIENTFFQLGDSCSRNCLIICDRGAMDASAFISKDKWELMMASNGWNNVELRDNRYNQIIHMVSAANGAEEFYSTEDHACRSEGVELARELDYNAAAAWVGHPYFDVIDNSQDFDTKICRMIECVCQKLGIDTGDRLRASSRKLKFLVKGPLPEDAFPPYQDFDVVHNYLQSKTPKLQARLRKRGQKGHWSYIHTIRRPKMCGQVVEVKTQLTHRDYLNMLAQLDDSHFTIFKRRRCFLINNQYFQLDIYREPGHPRCRGLMLLETYTALSGEELKRILPQFLTIEKEVTGNPDYSMFNLSLREEWNSTNKYCHTLHGLSDGAGAESKKSHSHYHHRYHYEETNGSPIKKHDNGLTSISNGDTDRSGDATVNSMENRVQKEVQNGDINGTKHHNNNNKASERKDCVSKNCGSAESSSNNLSEKLNDGIVENGTAHNQYELKNGLKI, from the exons ATGGAACAAAAACGCGTATACAAAGTGGTGCTTACCGGAG GTCCGTGTGGAGGAAAAACTACCGGACAGGCCAGACTTTGTACGTTCTTTGAAAACATGGGGTGGAAG GTGTTCCGTGTCCCCGAGACAGCGACTGTGCTGCTCAG cGGCGGCATCAAGTTCACAGACCTGAACGCTGAAGAGG CAGGAAAGATTGTGCAGGCTTGCCCCTCGAAGTCGAGGCTTCGAGAATCTCGGAGTCCCTGCATTCCGAACGGGGACTCTATCCTCGACCAGGATCAAGCCAAGTGGCCCGAAGTACTCCAGGTCGAGTCCGGCGAGG CCTTTAAGTTTCAAGAAAACCTGCTGCGAACGAtgattcaaattgaaaatacattcTTCCAACTTGGTGATAGCTGTTCAAGGAATTGCCTCATTATTTGTGATCGTGGTGCTATGGACGCCTCTGCAT TTATATCGAAAGACAAATGGGAACTGATGATGGCATCCAATGGCTGGAACAACGTCGAGCTTAGAGACAATCGTTACAATCAGATAATTCATATGGTATCGGCGGCAAACGGCGCTGAAGAATTTTACTCAACAGAAGATCACGCATGTCGTTCCGAGGGCGTGGAACTCGCCCGAGAATTGGATTACAATGCTGCAGCTGCATGGGTTGGCCATCCTTACTTTGACGTTATAGACAACTCGCAGGATTTCGACACTAAAATATGCCGGATGATAGAATGCGTGTGCCAAAAACTTGGCATCGATACCGGAGACCGACTCAGGGCCAGCAGTCGGAAGCTCAAGTTCCTCGTCAAGGGACCCCTGCCCGAAGACGCCTTTCCGCCCTACCAAGATTTCGACGTCGTTCACAATTACCTTCAGAGTAAAACTCCCAAACTTCAAGCCAGGCTTCGCAAACGCGGACAGAAAG GGCATTGGTCATATATTCATACAATCAGAAGGCCAAAAATGTGCGGTCAGGTAGTTGAGGTGAAAACACAGCTGACTCATCGCGATTATCTGAACATGCTGGCTCAGCTGGACGATTCTCACTTTACGATATTCAAAAGGCGCCGCTGTTTCCTAATCAACAACCAATACTTTCAGTTGGACATATATAGAGAACCAGGACATCCGAG atgCAGAGGACTAATGCTGCTGGAAACTTATACCGCGCTCAGTGGAGAAGAATTAAAACGCATCCTGCCGCAGTTCCTTACAATTGAGAAGGAGGTAACGGGTAATCCTGACTACAGCATGTTCAATCTGAGCCTACGTGAAGAGTGGAACAGCACGAATAAGTATTGCCATACATTGCACG GGTTGAGTGATGGTGCAGGAGCTGAAAGTAAAAAGAGCCAttctcattatcatcatcgttatCATTACGAGGAAACAAACGGATCTCCCATAAAGAAACACGATAACGGTCTAACGAGTATATCTAATGGTGATACGGATCGAAGTGGCGATGCTACGGTAAACAGTATGGAAAACAGAGTACAAAAAGAAGTACAAAATGGTGATATCAACGGAACAAAGCAtcataacaacaacaacaaagcCAGTGAACGTAAAGATTGCGTTTCTAAAAATTGCGGCAGTGCCGAAAGTAGCAGTAAtaatttgagtgaaaaattaaacgacgGTATAGTCGAAAATGGCACGGCTCATAACCAGTACGAACTTAAGAATGGTTTAAAGATATAA
- the LOC124183397 gene encoding TRPL translocation defect protein 14 isoform X3: MEQKRVYKVVLTGGPCGGKTTGQARLCTFFENMGWKVFRVPETATVLLSGGIKFTDLNAEEAGKIVQACPSKSRLRESRSPCIPNGDSILDQDQAKWPEVLQVESAFKFQENLLRTMIQIENTFFQLGDSCSRNCLIICDRGAMDASAFISKDKWELMMASNGWNNVELRDNRYNQIIHMVSAANGAEEFYSTEDHACRSEGVELARELDYNAAAAWVGHPYFDVIDNSQDFDTKICRMIECVCQKLGIDTGDRLRASSRKLKFLVKGPLPEDAFPPYQDFDVVHNYLQSKTPKLQARLRKRGQKGHWSYIHTIRRPKMCGQVVEVKTQLTHRDYLNMLAQLDDSHFTIFKRRRCFLINNQYFQLDIYREPGHPRCRGLMLLETYTALSGEELKRILPQFLTIEKEVTGNPDYSMFNLSLREEWNSTNKYCHTLHGLSDGAGAESKKSHSHYHHRYHYEETNGSPIKKHDNGLTSISNGDTDRSGDATVNSMENRVQKEVQNGDINGTKHHNNNNKASERKDCVSKNCGSAESSSNNLSEKLNDGIVENGTAHNQYELKNGLKI; the protein is encoded by the exons ATGGAACAAAAACGCGTATACAAAGTGGTGCTTACCGGAG GTCCGTGTGGAGGAAAAACTACCGGACAGGCCAGACTTTGTACGTTCTTTGAAAACATGGGGTGGAAG GTGTTCCGTGTCCCCGAGACAGCGACTGTGCTGCTCAG cGGCGGCATCAAGTTCACAGACCTGAACGCTGAAGAGG CAGGAAAGATTGTGCAGGCTTGCCCCTCGAAGTCGAGGCTTCGAGAATCTCGGAGTCCCTGCATTCCGAACGGGGACTCTATCCTCGACCAGGATCAAGCCAAGTGGCCCGAAGTACTCCAGGTCGAGTCCG CCTTTAAGTTTCAAGAAAACCTGCTGCGAACGAtgattcaaattgaaaatacattcTTCCAACTTGGTGATAGCTGTTCAAGGAATTGCCTCATTATTTGTGATCGTGGTGCTATGGACGCCTCTGCAT TTATATCGAAAGACAAATGGGAACTGATGATGGCATCCAATGGCTGGAACAACGTCGAGCTTAGAGACAATCGTTACAATCAGATAATTCATATGGTATCGGCGGCAAACGGCGCTGAAGAATTTTACTCAACAGAAGATCACGCATGTCGTTCCGAGGGCGTGGAACTCGCCCGAGAATTGGATTACAATGCTGCAGCTGCATGGGTTGGCCATCCTTACTTTGACGTTATAGACAACTCGCAGGATTTCGACACTAAAATATGCCGGATGATAGAATGCGTGTGCCAAAAACTTGGCATCGATACCGGAGACCGACTCAGGGCCAGCAGTCGGAAGCTCAAGTTCCTCGTCAAGGGACCCCTGCCCGAAGACGCCTTTCCGCCCTACCAAGATTTCGACGTCGTTCACAATTACCTTCAGAGTAAAACTCCCAAACTTCAAGCCAGGCTTCGCAAACGCGGACAGAAAG GGCATTGGTCATATATTCATACAATCAGAAGGCCAAAAATGTGCGGTCAGGTAGTTGAGGTGAAAACACAGCTGACTCATCGCGATTATCTGAACATGCTGGCTCAGCTGGACGATTCTCACTTTACGATATTCAAAAGGCGCCGCTGTTTCCTAATCAACAACCAATACTTTCAGTTGGACATATATAGAGAACCAGGACATCCGAG atgCAGAGGACTAATGCTGCTGGAAACTTATACCGCGCTCAGTGGAGAAGAATTAAAACGCATCCTGCCGCAGTTCCTTACAATTGAGAAGGAGGTAACGGGTAATCCTGACTACAGCATGTTCAATCTGAGCCTACGTGAAGAGTGGAACAGCACGAATAAGTATTGCCATACATTGCACG GGTTGAGTGATGGTGCAGGAGCTGAAAGTAAAAAGAGCCAttctcattatcatcatcgttatCATTACGAGGAAACAAACGGATCTCCCATAAAGAAACACGATAACGGTCTAACGAGTATATCTAATGGTGATACGGATCGAAGTGGCGATGCTACGGTAAACAGTATGGAAAACAGAGTACAAAAAGAAGTACAAAATGGTGATATCAACGGAACAAAGCAtcataacaacaacaacaaagcCAGTGAACGTAAAGATTGCGTTTCTAAAAATTGCGGCAGTGCCGAAAGTAGCAGTAAtaatttgagtgaaaaattaaacgacgGTATAGTCGAAAATGGCACGGCTCATAACCAGTACGAACTTAAGAATGGTTTAAAGATATAA
- the LOC124183397 gene encoding TRPL translocation defect protein 14 isoform X2 — translation MEQKRVYKVVLTGGPCGGKTTGQARLCTFFENMGWKVFRVPETATVLLSGGIKFTDLNAEEGKIVQACPSKSRLRESRSPCIPNGDSILDQDQAKWPEVLQVESGEAFKFQENLLRTMIQIENTFFQLGDSCSRNCLIICDRGAMDASAFISKDKWELMMASNGWNNVELRDNRYNQIIHMVSAANGAEEFYSTEDHACRSEGVELARELDYNAAAAWVGHPYFDVIDNSQDFDTKICRMIECVCQKLGIDTGDRLRASSRKLKFLVKGPLPEDAFPPYQDFDVVHNYLQSKTPKLQARLRKRGQKGHWSYIHTIRRPKMCGQVVEVKTQLTHRDYLNMLAQLDDSHFTIFKRRRCFLINNQYFQLDIYREPGHPRCRGLMLLETYTALSGEELKRILPQFLTIEKEVTGNPDYSMFNLSLREEWNSTNKYCHTLHGLSDGAGAESKKSHSHYHHRYHYEETNGSPIKKHDNGLTSISNGDTDRSGDATVNSMENRVQKEVQNGDINGTKHHNNNNKASERKDCVSKNCGSAESSSNNLSEKLNDGIVENGTAHNQYELKNGLKI, via the exons ATGGAACAAAAACGCGTATACAAAGTGGTGCTTACCGGAG GTCCGTGTGGAGGAAAAACTACCGGACAGGCCAGACTTTGTACGTTCTTTGAAAACATGGGGTGGAAG GTGTTCCGTGTCCCCGAGACAGCGACTGTGCTGCTCAG cGGCGGCATCAAGTTCACAGACCTGAACGCTGAAGAGG GAAAGATTGTGCAGGCTTGCCCCTCGAAGTCGAGGCTTCGAGAATCTCGGAGTCCCTGCATTCCGAACGGGGACTCTATCCTCGACCAGGATCAAGCCAAGTGGCCCGAAGTACTCCAGGTCGAGTCCGGCGAGG CCTTTAAGTTTCAAGAAAACCTGCTGCGAACGAtgattcaaattgaaaatacattcTTCCAACTTGGTGATAGCTGTTCAAGGAATTGCCTCATTATTTGTGATCGTGGTGCTATGGACGCCTCTGCAT TTATATCGAAAGACAAATGGGAACTGATGATGGCATCCAATGGCTGGAACAACGTCGAGCTTAGAGACAATCGTTACAATCAGATAATTCATATGGTATCGGCGGCAAACGGCGCTGAAGAATTTTACTCAACAGAAGATCACGCATGTCGTTCCGAGGGCGTGGAACTCGCCCGAGAATTGGATTACAATGCTGCAGCTGCATGGGTTGGCCATCCTTACTTTGACGTTATAGACAACTCGCAGGATTTCGACACTAAAATATGCCGGATGATAGAATGCGTGTGCCAAAAACTTGGCATCGATACCGGAGACCGACTCAGGGCCAGCAGTCGGAAGCTCAAGTTCCTCGTCAAGGGACCCCTGCCCGAAGACGCCTTTCCGCCCTACCAAGATTTCGACGTCGTTCACAATTACCTTCAGAGTAAAACTCCCAAACTTCAAGCCAGGCTTCGCAAACGCGGACAGAAAG GGCATTGGTCATATATTCATACAATCAGAAGGCCAAAAATGTGCGGTCAGGTAGTTGAGGTGAAAACACAGCTGACTCATCGCGATTATCTGAACATGCTGGCTCAGCTGGACGATTCTCACTTTACGATATTCAAAAGGCGCCGCTGTTTCCTAATCAACAACCAATACTTTCAGTTGGACATATATAGAGAACCAGGACATCCGAG atgCAGAGGACTAATGCTGCTGGAAACTTATACCGCGCTCAGTGGAGAAGAATTAAAACGCATCCTGCCGCAGTTCCTTACAATTGAGAAGGAGGTAACGGGTAATCCTGACTACAGCATGTTCAATCTGAGCCTACGTGAAGAGTGGAACAGCACGAATAAGTATTGCCATACATTGCACG GGTTGAGTGATGGTGCAGGAGCTGAAAGTAAAAAGAGCCAttctcattatcatcatcgttatCATTACGAGGAAACAAACGGATCTCCCATAAAGAAACACGATAACGGTCTAACGAGTATATCTAATGGTGATACGGATCGAAGTGGCGATGCTACGGTAAACAGTATGGAAAACAGAGTACAAAAAGAAGTACAAAATGGTGATATCAACGGAACAAAGCAtcataacaacaacaacaaagcCAGTGAACGTAAAGATTGCGTTTCTAAAAATTGCGGCAGTGCCGAAAGTAGCAGTAAtaatttgagtgaaaaattaaacgacgGTATAGTCGAAAATGGCACGGCTCATAACCAGTACGAACTTAAGAATGGTTTAAAGATATAA
- the LOC124183397 gene encoding TRPL translocation defect protein 14 isoform X4, giving the protein MEQKRVYKVVLTGGPCGGKTTGQARLCTFFENMGWKVFRVPETATVLLSGGIKFTDLNAEEAFKFQENLLRTMIQIENTFFQLGDSCSRNCLIICDRGAMDASAFISKDKWELMMASNGWNNVELRDNRYNQIIHMVSAANGAEEFYSTEDHACRSEGVELARELDYNAAAAWVGHPYFDVIDNSQDFDTKICRMIECVCQKLGIDTGDRLRASSRKLKFLVKGPLPEDAFPPYQDFDVVHNYLQSKTPKLQARLRKRGQKGHWSYIHTIRRPKMCGQVVEVKTQLTHRDYLNMLAQLDDSHFTIFKRRRCFLINNQYFQLDIYREPGHPRCRGLMLLETYTALSGEELKRILPQFLTIEKEVTGNPDYSMFNLSLREEWNSTNKYCHTLHGLSDGAGAESKKSHSHYHHRYHYEETNGSPIKKHDNGLTSISNGDTDRSGDATVNSMENRVQKEVQNGDINGTKHHNNNNKASERKDCVSKNCGSAESSSNNLSEKLNDGIVENGTAHNQYELKNGLKI; this is encoded by the exons ATGGAACAAAAACGCGTATACAAAGTGGTGCTTACCGGAG GTCCGTGTGGAGGAAAAACTACCGGACAGGCCAGACTTTGTACGTTCTTTGAAAACATGGGGTGGAAG GTGTTCCGTGTCCCCGAGACAGCGACTGTGCTGCTCAG cGGCGGCATCAAGTTCACAGACCTGAACGCTGAAGAGG CCTTTAAGTTTCAAGAAAACCTGCTGCGAACGAtgattcaaattgaaaatacattcTTCCAACTTGGTGATAGCTGTTCAAGGAATTGCCTCATTATTTGTGATCGTGGTGCTATGGACGCCTCTGCAT TTATATCGAAAGACAAATGGGAACTGATGATGGCATCCAATGGCTGGAACAACGTCGAGCTTAGAGACAATCGTTACAATCAGATAATTCATATGGTATCGGCGGCAAACGGCGCTGAAGAATTTTACTCAACAGAAGATCACGCATGTCGTTCCGAGGGCGTGGAACTCGCCCGAGAATTGGATTACAATGCTGCAGCTGCATGGGTTGGCCATCCTTACTTTGACGTTATAGACAACTCGCAGGATTTCGACACTAAAATATGCCGGATGATAGAATGCGTGTGCCAAAAACTTGGCATCGATACCGGAGACCGACTCAGGGCCAGCAGTCGGAAGCTCAAGTTCCTCGTCAAGGGACCCCTGCCCGAAGACGCCTTTCCGCCCTACCAAGATTTCGACGTCGTTCACAATTACCTTCAGAGTAAAACTCCCAAACTTCAAGCCAGGCTTCGCAAACGCGGACAGAAAG GGCATTGGTCATATATTCATACAATCAGAAGGCCAAAAATGTGCGGTCAGGTAGTTGAGGTGAAAACACAGCTGACTCATCGCGATTATCTGAACATGCTGGCTCAGCTGGACGATTCTCACTTTACGATATTCAAAAGGCGCCGCTGTTTCCTAATCAACAACCAATACTTTCAGTTGGACATATATAGAGAACCAGGACATCCGAG atgCAGAGGACTAATGCTGCTGGAAACTTATACCGCGCTCAGTGGAGAAGAATTAAAACGCATCCTGCCGCAGTTCCTTACAATTGAGAAGGAGGTAACGGGTAATCCTGACTACAGCATGTTCAATCTGAGCCTACGTGAAGAGTGGAACAGCACGAATAAGTATTGCCATACATTGCACG GGTTGAGTGATGGTGCAGGAGCTGAAAGTAAAAAGAGCCAttctcattatcatcatcgttatCATTACGAGGAAACAAACGGATCTCCCATAAAGAAACACGATAACGGTCTAACGAGTATATCTAATGGTGATACGGATCGAAGTGGCGATGCTACGGTAAACAGTATGGAAAACAGAGTACAAAAAGAAGTACAAAATGGTGATATCAACGGAACAAAGCAtcataacaacaacaacaaagcCAGTGAACGTAAAGATTGCGTTTCTAAAAATTGCGGCAGTGCCGAAAGTAGCAGTAAtaatttgagtgaaaaattaaacgacgGTATAGTCGAAAATGGCACGGCTCATAACCAGTACGAACTTAAGAATGGTTTAAAGATATAA
- the LOC124183397 gene encoding TRPL translocation defect protein 14 isoform X5 — MEQKRVYKVVLTGGPCGGKTTGQARLCTFFENMGWKVFRVPETATVLLSGGIKFTDLNAEEAGKIVQACPSKSRLRESRSPCIPNGDSILDQDQAKWPEVLQVESGEAFKFQENLLRTMIQIENTFFQLGDSCSRNCLIICDRGAMDASAFISKDKWELMMASNGWNNVELRDNRYNQIIHMVSAANGAEEFYSTEDHACRSEGVELARELDYNAAAAWVGHPYFDVIDNSQDFDTKICRMIECVCQKLGIDTGDRLRASSRKLKFLVKGPLPEDAFPPYQDFDVVHNYLQSKTPKLQARLRKRGQKGHWSYIHTIRRPKMCGQVVEVKTQLTHRDYLNMLAQLDDSHFTIFKRRRCFLINNQYFQLDIYREPGHPRCRGLMLLETYTALSGEELKRILPQFLTIEKEVTGNPDYSMFNLSLREEWNSTNKYCHTLHARYD; from the exons ATGGAACAAAAACGCGTATACAAAGTGGTGCTTACCGGAG GTCCGTGTGGAGGAAAAACTACCGGACAGGCCAGACTTTGTACGTTCTTTGAAAACATGGGGTGGAAG GTGTTCCGTGTCCCCGAGACAGCGACTGTGCTGCTCAG cGGCGGCATCAAGTTCACAGACCTGAACGCTGAAGAGG CAGGAAAGATTGTGCAGGCTTGCCCCTCGAAGTCGAGGCTTCGAGAATCTCGGAGTCCCTGCATTCCGAACGGGGACTCTATCCTCGACCAGGATCAAGCCAAGTGGCCCGAAGTACTCCAGGTCGAGTCCGGCGAGG CCTTTAAGTTTCAAGAAAACCTGCTGCGAACGAtgattcaaattgaaaatacattcTTCCAACTTGGTGATAGCTGTTCAAGGAATTGCCTCATTATTTGTGATCGTGGTGCTATGGACGCCTCTGCAT TTATATCGAAAGACAAATGGGAACTGATGATGGCATCCAATGGCTGGAACAACGTCGAGCTTAGAGACAATCGTTACAATCAGATAATTCATATGGTATCGGCGGCAAACGGCGCTGAAGAATTTTACTCAACAGAAGATCACGCATGTCGTTCCGAGGGCGTGGAACTCGCCCGAGAATTGGATTACAATGCTGCAGCTGCATGGGTTGGCCATCCTTACTTTGACGTTATAGACAACTCGCAGGATTTCGACACTAAAATATGCCGGATGATAGAATGCGTGTGCCAAAAACTTGGCATCGATACCGGAGACCGACTCAGGGCCAGCAGTCGGAAGCTCAAGTTCCTCGTCAAGGGACCCCTGCCCGAAGACGCCTTTCCGCCCTACCAAGATTTCGACGTCGTTCACAATTACCTTCAGAGTAAAACTCCCAAACTTCAAGCCAGGCTTCGCAAACGCGGACAGAAAG GGCATTGGTCATATATTCATACAATCAGAAGGCCAAAAATGTGCGGTCAGGTAGTTGAGGTGAAAACACAGCTGACTCATCGCGATTATCTGAACATGCTGGCTCAGCTGGACGATTCTCACTTTACGATATTCAAAAGGCGCCGCTGTTTCCTAATCAACAACCAATACTTTCAGTTGGACATATATAGAGAACCAGGACATCCGAG atgCAGAGGACTAATGCTGCTGGAAACTTATACCGCGCTCAGTGGAGAAGAATTAAAACGCATCCTGCCGCAGTTCCTTACAATTGAGAAGGAGGTAACGGGTAATCCTGACTACAGCATGTTCAATCTGAGCCTACGTGAAGAGTGGAACAGCACGAATAAGTATTGCCATACATTGCACG CTCGCTACGACTGA